The following are encoded together in the Atribacterota bacterium genome:
- a CDS encoding ROK family transcriptional regulator, giving the protein MYGLTSSRVNSLHRRMVFRFIWKRQYTSRPEISRVFGFSKSTVSGIIQSLEDDGLVMVSGLSQNAPSGRKAELLSINPEGPKVVSILLKDTGEIDAALLSLRGKVIGREQDFLSQKTPEYAVQRVLELIRSLAPFSTILGVGIGLPGIVDHLRGRIEYSAHFQWRDVPFGEMVQRGIPYPVFVENRTVAATLGETWFGKGLESRNLVCLHCGDTLGAGIVIGEKIYRGNLLGAGEVGHIPVAQAQETLCSCGRRGCAETVVGFPAIMEKLKEPYQNEHDAFCFLRDHRDDPRVRSLLEEAFVVVGEVTAILLNILAPEKVIFAGALPRVSPSFFLDFVVRVVAKKALTPIFQKVSLELSLLGEEEEALWGQAVVMERLFAMNYPLGG; this is encoded by the coding sequence GTGTACGGGCTCACCAGTTCCAGGGTGAATTCCCTGCACCGGCGCATGGTGTTTCGCTTCATATGGAAAAGGCAATACACCTCCCGGCCAGAAATAAGCCGGGTTTTTGGCTTCAGTAAATCCACCGTTTCTGGGATTATCCAGAGTCTTGAAGATGACGGATTGGTTATGGTATCCGGCTTGAGTCAGAATGCTCCTTCGGGGAGGAAAGCGGAGCTTCTATCCATCAATCCCGAGGGTCCCAAAGTGGTGAGTATCCTCCTCAAGGACACTGGCGAAATCGATGCGGCCCTGTTGAGTTTAAGAGGGAAGGTCATAGGGAGGGAACAGGATTTTCTCTCGCAAAAAACTCCAGAATATGCAGTGCAGCGGGTTTTGGAACTGATTCGGAGCCTTGCGCCCTTTTCGACTATCCTTGGTGTGGGGATTGGTCTTCCTGGCATTGTGGACCACCTGAGGGGACGAATTGAGTACTCGGCCCATTTTCAATGGCGGGATGTTCCATTTGGAGAGATGGTTCAGCGTGGTATTCCTTATCCTGTGTTTGTGGAGAATCGTACTGTTGCCGCAACCTTGGGGGAAACGTGGTTTGGGAAAGGCCTGGAGAGTCGGAACCTGGTGTGTCTCCATTGTGGTGATACCCTGGGTGCGGGTATTGTGATTGGGGAAAAGATCTATCGGGGCAATCTCCTGGGTGCAGGAGAGGTAGGCCATATTCCGGTGGCTCAGGCCCAGGAAACCCTCTGTTCCTGTGGAAGGCGGGGATGCGCGGAAACCGTGGTGGGTTTTCCGGCCATCATGGAAAAGCTCAAAGAGCCTTATCAGAACGAACACGATGCCTTTTGTTTCCTGCGTGACCATCGGGATGATCCCCGGGTACGGTCTCTTCTTGAGGAGGCTTTTGTGGTCGTCGGTGAAGTGACCGCTATTTTACTGAACATTCTCGCTCCAGAAAAGGTGATTTTCGCCGGGGCCTTGCCCAGGGTGAGTCCTTCTTTTTTCTTGGATTTCGTGGTACGGGTTGTAGCTAAAAAGGCTCTTACCCCGATTTTTCAGAAGGTTTCGCTCGAGCTGAGTTTGCTTGGGGAGGAAGAAGAAGCGCTGTGGGGCCAGGCGGTGGTGATGGAACGCCTTTTTGCCATGAATTATCCTCTGGGAGGGTGA